A window from Myxocyprinus asiaticus isolate MX2 ecotype Aquarium Trade chromosome 37, UBuf_Myxa_2, whole genome shotgun sequence encodes these proteins:
- the LOC127428333 gene encoding saposin-like protein 11 isoform X1: protein MEVIPLSLPVLTTMEVIPLSLPVLTATEVVPLSLPVLTTMEVFRLSLPVLTTPEVVALSLPVLMPTEVIPLSLPVLTAMDDIPKSLPAHTAMEVVPLSLPVLMAMEVIPLSLPVLMATEVIPLSLPVLMATEVIPLSLPAHTAMEVVPLSLPVLTTMEVIPLSLPVLTATEVVPLSLPVLTTPEVVALSLPVLMPTEVIPLSLPVLTAMEDVPKSLPAHTAMEVVPLSLPVLTTMEVVPLSLPVLTTMEVVPLSLPVLTAMEVVPLSLPVLTTMEVIRLSLPVLTILDVVPLSLPVLTTMEVVRLSLPVLTTPEVVPLSLPVLTATEIISQSLPVLLNTVVVNEPVQFPEAVDKPV from the exons atggaggtcattcccctgtcgctgcctgtgctcacaaccatggaggtcattcccctgtcactgccagtgctcacggccacagaggttgttcccctgtcactgcctgtgctcaccaCCATGGAGGTCTTTcgcctgtcactgcctgtgctcacaacccCAGAGGTCGTTGccctatcactgcctgtgctcatgcccacagaggtcattcccctgtcactgccagtgcttaCGGCCATGGATGACATTCCCAAGTCACTGCCAGCACAcacggccatggaggtcgttcccctgtcactgccagtgctcatggccatggag gtcattcccctgtcactgccagtgctcatggccacggaggtcattcccctgtcactgccagtgctcatggccacggaggtcattcctctgtcactgccagcgcacacggccatggaggtcgttcccctgtcgctgcctgtgctcacgaccatggaggtcattcccctgtcactgccagtgctcacggccacagaggttgttcccctgtcactgcctgtgctcacaacccCAGAGGTCGTtgccctgtcactgcctgtgctcatgcccacagaggtcattcccctgtcactgccagtgcttaCGGCCATGGAGGACGTTCCCAAGTCACTGCCAGCACAcacggccatggaggtcgttcccctgtcactgcctgttctcacgaccatggaggtcgttcccctgtcactgcctgtgctcacaaccatggaggtcgttcccctgtcactgccagtgctcacagccatggaggttgttcccctgtcactgcctgtgctcaccaccatggaggtcattcgcctgtcactgcctgtgctcacaatcCTGGatgtcgttcccctgtcactgcctgtgctcaccaccatggaggtcgttcgcctgtcactgcctgtgctcacaaccccagaggtcgttcccctgtcactgcctgtgctcacggccacagagattatttcccagtcgctgccagtgctcctgaACACGGTGGTCgtcaacgagcctgtccagtttccAGAGGCTGTCGACAAACCTGTCTAA
- the LOC127428333 gene encoding saposin-like protein 11 isoform X2 produces the protein MEVIPLSLPVLTTMEVIPLSLPVLTATEVVPLSLPVLTTMEVFRLSLPVLTTPEVVALSLPVLMPTEVIPLSLPVLTAMDDIPKSLPAHTAMEVVPLSLPVLMAMEVIPLSLPVLMTTEVIPLSLPVLMATEVIPLSLPVLMATEVIPLSLPAHTAMEVVPLSLPVLTTMEVIPLSLPVLTATEVVPLSLPVLTTPEVVALSLPVLMPTEVIPLSLPVLTAMEDVPKSLPAHTAMEVVPLSLPVLTTMEVVPLSLPVLTTMEVVPLSLPVLTAMEVVPLSLPVLTTMEVVRLSLPVLTTPEVVPLSLPVLTATEIISQSLPVLLNTVVVNEPVQFPEAVDKPV, from the exons atggaggtcattcccctgtcgctgcctgtgctcacaaccatggaggtcattcccctgtcactgccagtgctcacggccacagaggttgttcccctgtcactgcctgtgctcaccaCCATGGAGGTCTTTcgcctgtcactgcctgtgctcacaacccCAGAGGTCGTTGccctatcactgcctgtgctcatgcccacagaggtcattcccctgtcactgccagtgcttaCGGCCATGGATGACATTCCCAAGTCACTGCCAGCACAcacggccatggaggtcgttcccctgtcactgccagtgctcatggccatggaggtcattcccctgtcactgccagtgctcatgaccacggaggtcattcccctgtcactgccagtgctcatggccacggaggtcattcccctgtcactgccagtgctcatggccacggaggtcattcctctgtcactgccagcgcacacggccatggaggtcgttcccctgtcgctgcctgtgctcacgaccatggaggtcattcccctgtcactgccagtgctcacggccacagaggttgttcccctgtcactgcctgtgctcacaacccCAGAGGTCGTtgccctgtcactgcctgtgctcatgcccacagaggtcattcccctgtcactgccagtgcttaCGGCCATGGAGGACGTTCCCAAGTCACTGCCAGCACAcacggccatggaggtcgttcccctgtcactgcctgttctcacgaccatggaggtcgttcccctgtcactgcctgtgctcacaaccatggaggtcgttcccctgtcactgccagtgctcacagccatggaggttgttcccctgtcactgcctgtgctcaccaccatggag gtcgttcgcctgtcactgcctgtgctcacaaccccagaggtcgttcccctgtcactgcctgtgctcacggccacagagattatttcccagtcgctgccagtgctcctgaACACGGTGGTCgtcaacgagcctgtccagtttccAGAGGCTGTCGACAAACCTGTCTAA